A stretch of the Medicago truncatula cultivar Jemalong A17 chromosome 5, MtrunA17r5.0-ANR, whole genome shotgun sequence genome encodes the following:
- the LOC120580651 gene encoding RNA polymerase II degradation factor 1-like, translating to MDQLEQEVHELRGEVTTLRAEVEKLTSLVSSLMATNDLPLVQQRPQSPYQPMCPQKPRQQTPRQSIPQNQVPQKFIPQNQVQKASQCDPIPVKYADLLPILLKKNLIQTLPLPRVPNSLPPWYRPDLNCVFHQGAPDIKVLFQQQHLAPHSVAAVRPITNVVQDPGYQPQFQQYQQQPRQQAPRIKFDPIPMKYGELFPYLLERNLVQTRPPPPIPKKLPARWRPDLFCLYQKHEASFQQEKARPHECQESGLVLKSYTI from the exons ATGGATCAACTTGAGCAAGAGGTCCACGAGCTTCGTGGAGAAGTAACAACACTTAGggctgaggtagagaagttaactagccttgtatcttcattgatggctaCAAACGATCTACCGCTTGTCCAACAAAGGCCTCAATCACCATATCAGCCAATGTGCCCTCAAAAGCCTCGACAACAGACTCCTCGGCAGTCTATCCCTCAGAATCAGGTTCCTCAGAAGTTCATTCCGCAAAATCAGGTCCAAAAAGCATCTCAGTGTGACCCGATTCctgtgaaatatgcggatttgcttcccattttgcttaAGAAGAACCTTATTCAAACCCTACCACTTCCTCGGGTGCCGAATTCGCTGCCACCTTGGTATCGCCCTGACCTCAACTGTgtattccatcaaggggcaccag ATATAAAAGTgctatttcaacaacaacatctggcTCCTCACTCTGTTGCCGCTGTTAGACCCATCACCAATGTTGTCCAAGATCCGGGTTATCAGCCCCAGTTtcagcaatatcaacaacagcctCGACAGCAGGCTCCAAGAATTAAATTTGATCCGATTCCAATGAAATATGGGGAGTTGTTTCCCTATTTGCTTGAGAGGAACCTTGTCCAGACTAGGCCACCTCCTCCAATACCGAAGAAATTGCCGGCTCGATGGAGACCTGAtctcttttgt TTATATCAAAAGCATGAAGCAAGTTTTCAACAAGAGAAGGCTCGTCCCCATGAATGTCAAGAGAGTGGCCTTGTGCTCAAAAGTTATACTATCTGA